The Rickettsiales bacterium genome includes a region encoding these proteins:
- a CDS encoding phosphatase PAP2 family protein, which translates to MKSIFSFLLPSEVAMLLGIILLLVANSVFTLPLFNPGITSLIGYLGIFVPSLLVCAVIYEYRRKKYKEQINISEIPRNYLTFYFAIYSCMLTKHWAHLATTKYYDDFYQKTDEWLSPLIAIEKKINSLLMIPIDYLQYMTAVQITFFFAFPVCLAGGIRLFNLCSATLVINFIIGGFFYMAAPALGPFIYWSQDKWNATLSKYMEVTQAFIKSAGASYSTTDSIFILGAMPSFHISIPALFSWYMYKSNKFFGVIGALITLYCFVHAQLTGFHYIIDLIAGFALATIAIIIAEKMLKMRESRRRD; encoded by the coding sequence GTGAAATCTATATTCAGCTTCTTACTTCCATCAGAAGTAGCAATGCTACTTGGTATAATATTGTTGTTAGTAGCAAATAGTGTATTTACCCTCCCCTTATTTAATCCGGGTATTACCTCTCTAATCGGCTATCTAGGAATTTTTGTTCCTTCCTTACTTGTATGCGCGGTTATTTATGAGTATCGTCGGAAGAAATACAAAGAGCAGATAAACATAAGTGAAATACCACGCAATTATCTCACATTTTATTTCGCTATTTACTCATGTATGCTTACCAAGCATTGGGCGCACTTAGCGACCACAAAATATTATGATGATTTTTATCAGAAAACCGATGAGTGGCTATCACCATTAATTGCCATAGAGAAAAAAATAAACAGCCTGCTGATGATACCCATTGATTATCTTCAATATATGACTGCTGTTCAAATAACTTTCTTTTTCGCTTTTCCGGTATGTCTTGCTGGCGGCATCCGCCTATTTAATTTATGCTCAGCCACCCTTGTTATAAACTTCATCATTGGCGGTTTCTTCTATATGGCAGCTCCGGCGCTTGGTCCTTTCATTTACTGGTCACAAGATAAATGGAACGCTACCTTGAGCAAATATATGGAGGTAACACAAGCTTTTATAAAATCCGCTGGAGCATCCTATAGCACTACCGACTCCATATTCATACTTGGTGCAATGCCATCATTCCATATATCAATTCCCGCCCTATTTAGCTGGTATATGTATAAGAGTAATAAATTCTTTGGTGTAATTGGCGCGTTAATTACCTTATATTGTTTCGTTCACGCTCAACTGACCGGATTCCACTATATCATAGATTTAATCGCTGGTTTTGCTTTAGCGACAATAGCGATAATAATAGCTGAGAAAATGCTAAAAATGAGAGAAAGTAGAAGAAGAGATTAG